The following coding sequences are from one Streptomyces sp. NBC_01485 window:
- a CDS encoding carbohydrate ABC transporter permease, which produces MTLTSSADRSRRRTATGPPRTGSGRPTAPGRRTPPKSLAARAAWIIVLGFFLLFFVLPVVWLLLAPAKSDGQILRGAPFSLGSLDGLADTWHNLYGFQDGVILDWLKNSALYTFGALVITLVTGIPAGYGLALTRFIGRRLLLTITLLVMLMPSAALVLPLYLEVNAVHLDGTIWSVILPFSFFPFGVYLTYIYFSSNIPADLLAAARIDGCSEWQVFRLVAMPLAKPVIALVGFFNFVGNWNNFFLPFVMLPDSSQYPAQVGLSNLLTSSSVFNTSAGVGNQIMRPELALAALITVVPVLVVFLFSQRALVSGMLAGATKE; this is translated from the coding sequence ATGACGCTCACCTCCTCCGCCGACCGGTCCCGGCGGCGCACGGCCACAGGGCCGCCCCGCACAGGGTCCGGCCGTCCCACCGCGCCGGGGCGGCGGACCCCTCCGAAGAGCCTGGCCGCCCGCGCCGCGTGGATCATCGTCCTGGGTTTCTTCCTGCTGTTCTTCGTGCTGCCGGTGGTCTGGCTGCTGCTCGCCCCGGCCAAGAGCGACGGCCAGATCCTGCGCGGCGCCCCGTTCTCCCTCGGCTCCCTGGACGGGCTCGCCGACACCTGGCACAACCTGTACGGCTTCCAGGACGGGGTCATCCTCGACTGGCTGAAGAACTCCGCCCTCTACACCTTCGGCGCGCTGGTCATCACCCTCGTCACCGGCATCCCCGCCGGATACGGGCTTGCGCTCACCCGGTTCATCGGCCGCCGGCTGCTGCTGACCATCACGCTGCTGGTGATGCTGATGCCGTCGGCCGCCCTGGTCCTGCCGCTGTACCTGGAGGTCAACGCCGTCCACCTGGACGGCACGATCTGGTCGGTGATCCTGCCCTTCTCGTTCTTCCCGTTCGGGGTCTACCTCACCTACATCTACTTCTCCTCCAACATCCCGGCCGATCTGCTGGCCGCCGCGCGGATCGACGGCTGCTCGGAGTGGCAGGTCTTCCGGCTCGTCGCGATGCCGCTGGCCAAGCCGGTCATCGCACTGGTCGGCTTCTTCAACTTCGTCGGCAACTGGAACAACTTCTTCCTGCCGTTCGTGATGCTGCCCGACAGTTCCCAGTACCCGGCGCAGGTGGGACTGAGCAACCTGCTCACCTCGTCGTCGGTCTTCAACACCTCCGCGGGCGTCGGCAACCAGATCATGCGCCCGGAACTGGCCCTCGCCGCCCTGATCACCGTCGTCCCCGTCCTCGTCGTCTTCCTCTTCTCCCAACGCGCCCTGGTCTCCGGCATGTTGGCGGGCGCGACGAAGGAGTGA
- a CDS encoding carbohydrate ABC transporter permease has translation MTATSAASTTSPLPADRPKRGDRSARNPLGRAGYLFVSGYVVLLLAFGVLPTGYAVWLALSNSRGQYVGLGNFTRTFADYRFGPAFAHIGLYLLVWLVALMIFVVLLALMLHGRMRRTSSALRFLFYLPGALAGVASVLLWLVLLDPASSPVGWFLEAFGWHTFAQVIAPGHLPVLFTVIAFWTGAGGWIVIMYGALNNIPDEILEAARIDGASTLQIALRIQIPMLTKWIAYMLILAFAAGTQLFVEPQLVSTASWGMIPDSWSPNQLSYQYAFQAGDFNGAAALSVDLLLLGLGCAALVVFRAGLFDRD, from the coding sequence ATGACCGCCACCTCCGCCGCCTCCACCACCTCTCCCCTCCCCGCCGACCGGCCGAAGCGCGGCGACCGCAGCGCCCGCAACCCTCTCGGCCGCGCCGGATACCTCTTCGTCTCCGGTTACGTCGTCCTGCTGCTCGCGTTCGGGGTCCTGCCCACCGGGTACGCGGTCTGGCTGGCCCTGTCCAACTCCCGTGGCCAGTACGTCGGACTGGGCAACTTCACCCGTACCTTCGCCGACTACCGCTTCGGTCCGGCCTTCGCGCACATCGGGCTGTACCTGCTGGTCTGGCTGGTCGCGCTGATGATCTTCGTCGTGCTGCTCGCGTTGATGCTGCACGGCAGGATGCGCCGGACCTCCTCCGCCCTGCGCTTCCTCTTCTATCTGCCCGGGGCGCTCGCCGGGGTGGCGAGCGTGCTGCTGTGGCTCGTCCTCCTCGACCCGGCCTCCAGCCCGGTCGGATGGTTCCTCGAAGCCTTCGGCTGGCACACCTTCGCCCAGGTCATCGCCCCCGGCCATCTGCCGGTCCTCTTCACGGTCATCGCCTTCTGGACCGGGGCCGGCGGCTGGATCGTGATCATGTACGGGGCGCTCAACAACATCCCCGACGAGATCCTGGAGGCGGCCCGCATCGACGGTGCGAGCACGCTGCAGATCGCGCTGCGCATCCAGATCCCGATGCTCACCAAGTGGATCGCGTACATGCTGATCCTCGCCTTCGCGGCGGGCACCCAGCTCTTCGTCGAACCCCAACTGGTCTCCACCGCGAGCTGGGGCATGATCCCCGACAGCTGGTCCCCCAACCAGCTCTCCTACCAGTACGCCTTCCAGGCGGGCGACTTCAACGGCGCGGCGGCGCTCTCCGTCGACCTGCTCCTCCTCGGGCTCGGCTGCGCGGCACTCGTCGTCTTCCGGGCCGGGCTGTTCGACCGGGACTGA
- a CDS encoding ABC transporter substrate-binding protein, which translates to MCLLSLAGCASADPTPAASGPAGKFSPAPQKTGSEITVWADATRVPGVEAYQKAHPDVKLKIVTYSGDANGANDLQTKVQLFDRTGSGWPDVAFTANVNDGTWASQGRTPYAAPVSQDIIPKTTLDGFADGALDPCVFNGSTYCVRNDLAQNVLWYDKKLMDSFGYAVPTTWEEYQALGEKVAKEHPGYLVGTAGDSYAPEVYFWASQCPASTVSGGKKVTVNLEDPKCTRMAKLLDGLIAKGSVSKDTVFSAGFVKNQASKVLMLPGPSWYGQVLFNSTFKTPKGRIAAAAPLKFAGDTKNYTGNVGGGLWFVSSHSKNLEAASDLVTWMTTSNDYQATAGTYPAYKTAATAWLANQATTGYFAGDIGPVFQQAAELVWPGWSATQYSQEAIYASTVVPALNSGKSLTDTLGTWQTAISDKAKSLGYTVGQ; encoded by the coding sequence ATGTGTCTGCTCTCGCTGGCCGGGTGTGCCAGCGCGGATCCCACTCCCGCGGCGAGCGGGCCCGCCGGGAAGTTCTCCCCCGCGCCCCAGAAGACGGGCAGCGAGATCACGGTCTGGGCGGACGCCACCCGCGTACCGGGCGTGGAAGCCTACCAGAAGGCGCACCCGGACGTGAAGCTGAAGATCGTCACGTACAGCGGCGACGCCAACGGGGCCAACGACCTCCAGACCAAGGTGCAGCTCTTCGACCGCACCGGCAGCGGCTGGCCCGACGTCGCCTTCACCGCGAACGTCAACGACGGCACCTGGGCCTCCCAGGGCAGGACGCCCTACGCAGCCCCCGTCAGCCAGGACATCATCCCGAAGACCACCCTCGACGGCTTCGCCGACGGCGCCCTGGACCCGTGCGTCTTCAACGGCAGTACGTACTGCGTGCGCAACGACCTGGCCCAGAACGTCCTCTGGTACGACAAGAAGCTGATGGACTCCTTCGGGTACGCCGTCCCGACCACCTGGGAGGAGTACCAGGCCCTCGGGGAGAAGGTCGCCAAGGAACACCCGGGCTATCTCGTCGGCACCGCCGGTGACTCCTACGCCCCGGAGGTGTACTTCTGGGCGAGCCAGTGCCCCGCGAGCACGGTCTCCGGCGGCAAGAAGGTCACCGTGAACCTCGAAGACCCCAAGTGCACCCGGATGGCCAAGCTGCTGGACGGCCTGATCGCCAAGGGGTCGGTCTCCAAGGACACCGTGTTCAGCGCCGGCTTCGTGAAGAACCAGGCGAGCAAGGTGCTCATGCTGCCGGGCCCGTCCTGGTACGGCCAGGTGCTGTTCAACTCGACCTTCAAGACGCCCAAGGGCCGGATAGCGGCGGCCGCTCCCCTGAAGTTCGCCGGTGACACCAAGAACTACACCGGCAACGTCGGCGGCGGCCTGTGGTTCGTCTCCTCGCACAGCAAGAACCTCGAGGCGGCCTCCGACCTGGTGACCTGGATGACCACCTCCAACGACTACCAGGCCACCGCCGGCACCTACCCCGCCTACAAGACGGCCGCCACCGCCTGGCTCGCCAACCAGGCCACGACCGGCTACTTCGCCGGTGACATCGGCCCCGTCTTCCAGCAGGCCGCCGAGCTGGTGTGGCCGGGCTGGTCCGCGACCCAGTACAGCCAGGAAGCCATCTACGCCTCCACCGTCGTCCCCGCCCTCAACTCGGGGAAGTCGCTCACCGACACGCTCGGTACCTGGCAGACCGCCATCTCCGACAAGGCCAAGTCCCTCGGCTACACCGTCGGGCAGTGA